From Dysgonomonadaceae bacterium PH5-43:
TTCAAAGCGAAACTCTTGTTCTTCTAACTTTCCGTCTTTATCAGGATTGTAAACGTGAGGAAGTCCAGTGTTAAGATAGCCGCTCTGAGGAGAAGATACTAATTCAACAACCTTTTCTTCTGTCCCTAAAGCGTAAGGATATAAGGTAATGTTAGAATATTTTTTAGCCTTCTCGTTAAATATTTCGTTGTAAATCTTTATTGGCTCCACCGAGTAAACCTTTCCCGAAGGAGCCCATTTAGCAAACAATATAGAATAATAGCCTAAGTTTGCACCTATATCTACTATCACATCATCTTCTTTTATTAAAGATTTTACAAAGTAGTGATAACTATAATCAGGATTGTTTTTAAGCATTCCCAAATTATAAGCAAAGAAATATCCTTTCTGCATCAAGCGCAGATAGTTTTTCATTCCTGCATTTCTATATACAAATCTTTTAACCGAACTTACTATTCCCATCTTAAAGAGTTTCTTTTATTATTTCTCCTACTGTTGGGTGAGGAAATACCATTGCTTTAAGCTCTTCCGCCTTCATGCCTTTTTCTATTGCAATACCTGCAATAACTATAATCTCTGAAGCAGGATTACCTAAAATATGAACACCAAGAATAGACTCATCTTCGCCTACTATAACTTTACACATACCATTTACTTGCTCGTTTTCTGCAACGAAACGACCAGCATAAGCCATCGGTAAACGTTTAACAGTAAAAGGAATTCCTTCTGCTTGAAGAGTTTCTTCTGTTTTTCCAACTCCTGCAATCTCTGGATTAGTATAAACAACTCCTGGTATAGCTTTGTACGACATTTTTTCTGTTTTTCCCAAGATATGTTCTACAGCAACCTCAGCTTCTCTAACAGCAGTGTGAGCAAGAAGAGAGAATCCTGTAATATCTCCGCAAGCATAAATATTAGGATTCGATGTTTGCATATATTCGTTTACTTGTAGTCCGTTTCTAAATTTCTCAAGACTTAGATTTTCTAAACCAAATCCAGCAAGCGAAGGTCTACGTCCTACGCTTAAAAGAATTTTTTCTGTTTCCAATTCTGTAGAAACTCCATCTTTCTCAAAAACTACAAATTGTTTATCACCTCCCTTGATAGATGTAACTTTGGTTTCTAAATTTATATTGATACCTTTCTTTATTAAGTCGGCACGAAGCATAGACGAAAGTTCTTTATCCATACCGGGAAGTATTTCGTCAACCATCTCTATTACCGTAACCTTAGTACCAAGTGTGTTGAAGAACGAAGCAAACTCTATTCCTATCACACCTCCACCTATAATAACTAATGATTCGGGAACTTCTTTATTGTCTAACGCCTCTCTACTCGTCCATATTTCGGCATCTTTTACTCCCGGAATAGGAGGAACAACAGCTTCAGAACCTGCACAAATCAATAACTTATTAGCAGTATAGGTTTCGCCATTGCACGATATTTCTATTTGAGTATCAGCTTTTACTATTTCGGCGTTACCGTTAATAACTTCAACATTAGCCTCGGTCATCTTACCTTTAATACCTGCAACAAGCTTTCTTACTACTTTATTTTTACGAGCTATTATCTTTGAAAGGTCGAAAGACAGATTATCACAAGCAATTCCATATTTTGCAGAGTCTTTTGCAGTATTATAAACCTTTGCAGAATAAAGAAGTGTTTTAGTAGGTATGCAACCTTCATTCAAACAAACTCCACCTAAAGCTCTTTTTTCGAATAAAATAGTCTTTAAGCCTTTGTTCCCTGCTAACTCCGCTGCGGAATAGCCGGCAGGACCTCCTCCTATAATTGCCAAATCATAACTCATGATAAAAAATTTAATTGTTAATATTTATAGTGTACAAACTTACATAAAAATCTGGAATTATGCGCTTATATAGTAAAAATAAGGCGATAACTGTCACCGTAGGCAACGCTTCGCTCGCCATACGGCTATGGAATTTTCACCCTTTGGGTATCGTTAACTTTTAGTTTTTAACTTCGAACTTGCTCGCTTGTCGCTTCGCGCCAACTCTTAGTTCTTCACTCTATCTCCGTAGGCAACGCTTCGCTCGCCGTACGGCTATGGAATTTTTACCCTTTGGGTAACTTAACTTTTATCTTTTAGTTTTTAGTTTTTAACTTGTGAAACACAAAGCTTCACTTAGGGTCGTCTCTCTTAGTAGAGACCCCTTCTCTCTCTTAGTAGATAGGCGAGGTCTCTCTACTAAGAACGACGGGGTGCTTTAAGTATAAAGACGGGGAGGTTCTCCTAAGAGCGACATCGGGTATCTAATAAGAAGCAGCTCCCCTTTCTACTAACAAAGGCGAGGGGTATCTACTAAGAAACGGCTCGCCTCTTTAGTAACAACGATAAGGAGGTTCTGCTAAGAGCAGCGAAGTGCTTCACAAGAAA
This genomic window contains:
- a CDS encoding FkbM family methyltransferase (product_source=TIGR01444; cath_funfam=3.40.50.150; cog=COG0085; pfam=PF05050; superfamily=53335; tigrfam=TIGR01444), with the protein product MGIVSSVKRFVYRNAGMKNYLRLMQKGYFFAYNLGMLKNNPDYSYHYFVKSLIKEDDVIVDIGANLGYYSILFAKWAPSGKVYSVEPIKIYNEIFNEKAKKYSNITLYPYALGTEEKVVELVSSPQSGYLNTGLPHVYNPDKDGKLEEQEFRFEVEMKVASKLFGNLEKLDYIKCDIEGFEYFVLSDMKEIINKHKPKVQVEVWGEHQKELFDLFYELGYKPYKLINGKLELQDRENITIGGDFIFSQDN
- a CDS encoding dihydrolipoamide dehydrogenase (product_source=KO:K00382; cath_funfam=3.30.390.30,3.50.50.60; cog=COG1249; ko=KO:K00382; pfam=PF02852,PF07992; superfamily=51905,55424; tigrfam=TIGR01350), giving the protein MSYDLAIIGGGPAGYSAAELAGNKGLKTILFEKRALGGVCLNEGCIPTKTLLYSAKVYNTAKDSAKYGIACDNLSFDLSKIIARKNKVVRKLVAGIKGKMTEANVEVINGNAEIVKADTQIEISCNGETYTANKLLICAGSEAVVPPIPGVKDAEIWTSREALDNKEVPESLVIIGGGVIGIEFASFFNTLGTKVTVIEMVDEILPGMDKELSSMLRADLIKKGININLETKVTSIKGGDKQFVVFEKDGVSTELETEKILLSVGRRPSLAGFGLENLSLEKFRNGLQVNEYMQTSNPNIYACGDITGFSLLAHTAVREAEVAVEHILGKTEKMSYKAIPGVVYTNPEIAGVGKTEETLQAEGIPFTVKRLPMAYAGRFVAENEQVNGMCKVIVGEDESILGVHILGNPASEIIVIAGIAIEKGMKAEELKAMVFPHPTVGEIIKETL